A region of Capra hircus breed San Clemente chromosome 11, ASM170441v1, whole genome shotgun sequence DNA encodes the following proteins:
- the LOC102181045 gene encoding interleukin-36 gamma isoform X1, with protein MACFLGDDGEVYSSGDVGMGSGGQEHSCLSFLNTPGSSAPSCVQSLPPKAIHLPLEREAMDRPRPVVVSDLSQQVWLLQGQTLVVVPRSNNVGPVTVTIMPCKYPESLEKGKGVPIYLGIKQPEMCLYCEDIGGKPALQLKNQKILDLYNHAEPVKPFLFYHETTGRTSTFESVAFPGWFIASSETNQPIFLTSELGNMYNTAFQLDFKELLPSN; from the exons ATGGCATGTTTTCTGGGAGACGATGGAGAAGTCTATTCATCAGGTGATGTTGGCATGGGGTCTGGAGGCCAGGAACATTCATGCCTGTCTTTTCTGaacaccccaggctcctctgccccttcctGTGTACAGTCCTTACCACCCAAGGCTATCCATCTCCCATTGGAACGTGAGG CAATGGATCGTCCCAGACCTGTAGTAGTCTCCGACTTGAGTCAGCAGGTGTGGCTCCTTCAGGGTCAGACCCTCGTGGTAGTTCCTCGGAGCAACAATGTGGGGCCAG TCACTGTCACCATTATGCCATGCAAGTATCCGGAGTCTCTTGAGAAAGGCAAAGGGGTTCCTATTTATTTGGGAATAAAGCAACCAGAAATGTGTCTATATTGTGAGGATATTGGTGGAAAGCCCGCATTGCAGTTGAAG aaccagaagatattggATCTGTACAACCACGCCGAGCCTGTGAAGCCATTCCTTTTCTACCATGAAACGACAGGCAGGACCTCCACATTTGAGTCTGTGGCCTTTCCTGGATGGTTCATTGCCTCTTCCGAGACAAACCAGCCCATCTTTCTCACTTCTGAGCTGGGGAACATGTACAATACTGCCTTCCAATTAGATTTCAAG gaaCTCTTACCATCTAACTAA
- the LOC102181045 gene encoding interleukin-36 gamma isoform X4 produces MACFLGDDGEVYSSGDVGMGSGGQEHSCLSFLNTPGSSAPSCVQSLPPKAIHLPLEREAMDRPRPVVVSDLSQQVWLLQGQTLVVVPRSNNVGPVTVTIMPCKYPESLEKGKGVPIYLGIKQPEMCLYCEDIGGKPALQLKELLPSN; encoded by the exons ATGGCATGTTTTCTGGGAGACGATGGAGAAGTCTATTCATCAGGTGATGTTGGCATGGGGTCTGGAGGCCAGGAACATTCATGCCTGTCTTTTCTGaacaccccaggctcctctgccccttcctGTGTACAGTCCTTACCACCCAAGGCTATCCATCTCCCATTGGAACGTGAGG CAATGGATCGTCCCAGACCTGTAGTAGTCTCCGACTTGAGTCAGCAGGTGTGGCTCCTTCAGGGTCAGACCCTCGTGGTAGTTCCTCGGAGCAACAATGTGGGGCCAG TCACTGTCACCATTATGCCATGCAAGTATCCGGAGTCTCTTGAGAAAGGCAAAGGGGTTCCTATTTATTTGGGAATAAAGCAACCAGAAATGTGTCTATATTGTGAGGATATTGGTGGAAAGCCCGCATTGCAGTTGAAG gaaCTCTTACCATCTAACTAA
- the LOC102181045 gene encoding interleukin-36 gamma isoform X3, with translation MACFLGDDGEVYSSAMDRPRPVVVSDLSQQVWLLQGQTLVVVPRSNNVGPVTVTIMPCKYPESLEKGKGVPIYLGIKQPEMCLYCEDIGGKPALQLKNQKILDLYNHAEPVKPFLFYHETTGRTSTFESVAFPGWFIASSETNQPIFLTSELGNMYNTAFQLDFKELLPSN, from the exons ATGGCATGTTTTCTGGGAGACGATGGAGAAGTCTATTCATCAG CAATGGATCGTCCCAGACCTGTAGTAGTCTCCGACTTGAGTCAGCAGGTGTGGCTCCTTCAGGGTCAGACCCTCGTGGTAGTTCCTCGGAGCAACAATGTGGGGCCAG TCACTGTCACCATTATGCCATGCAAGTATCCGGAGTCTCTTGAGAAAGGCAAAGGGGTTCCTATTTATTTGGGAATAAAGCAACCAGAAATGTGTCTATATTGTGAGGATATTGGTGGAAAGCCCGCATTGCAGTTGAAG aaccagaagatattggATCTGTACAACCACGCCGAGCCTGTGAAGCCATTCCTTTTCTACCATGAAACGACAGGCAGGACCTCCACATTTGAGTCTGTGGCCTTTCCTGGATGGTTCATTGCCTCTTCCGAGACAAACCAGCCCATCTTTCTCACTTCTGAGCTGGGGAACATGTACAATACTGCCTTCCAATTAGATTTCAAG gaaCTCTTACCATCTAACTAA
- the LOC102181045 gene encoding interleukin-36 gamma isoform X2: MACFLGDDGEVYSSGDVGMGSGGQEHSCLSFLNTPGSSAPSCVQSLPPKAIHLPLEREAMDRPRPVVVSDLSQQVWLLQGQTLVVVPRSNNVGPVTVTIMPCKYPESLEKGKGVPIYLGIKQPEMCLYCEDIGGKPALQLKNQKILDLYNHAEPVKPFLFYHETTGRTSTFESVAFPGWFIASSETNQPIFLTSELGNMYNTAFQLDFKEKKQ; this comes from the exons ATGGCATGTTTTCTGGGAGACGATGGAGAAGTCTATTCATCAGGTGATGTTGGCATGGGGTCTGGAGGCCAGGAACATTCATGCCTGTCTTTTCTGaacaccccaggctcctctgccccttcctGTGTACAGTCCTTACCACCCAAGGCTATCCATCTCCCATTGGAACGTGAGG CAATGGATCGTCCCAGACCTGTAGTAGTCTCCGACTTGAGTCAGCAGGTGTGGCTCCTTCAGGGTCAGACCCTCGTGGTAGTTCCTCGGAGCAACAATGTGGGGCCAG TCACTGTCACCATTATGCCATGCAAGTATCCGGAGTCTCTTGAGAAAGGCAAAGGGGTTCCTATTTATTTGGGAATAAAGCAACCAGAAATGTGTCTATATTGTGAGGATATTGGTGGAAAGCCCGCATTGCAGTTGAAG aaccagaagatattggATCTGTACAACCACGCCGAGCCTGTGAAGCCATTCCTTTTCTACCATGAAACGACAGGCAGGACCTCCACATTTGAGTCTGTGGCCTTTCCTGGATGGTTCATTGCCTCTTCCGAGACAAACCAGCCCATCTTTCTCACTTCTGAGCTGGGGAACATGTACAATACTGCCTTCCAATTAGATTTCAAG GAGAAGAAGCAATGA